Below is a genomic region from Neovison vison isolate M4711 chromosome 9, ASM_NN_V1, whole genome shotgun sequence.
TATATGATTAAATGTTGGTTTGAGTGAAAGTTTTCTTATATTTACTGAATTCacagaatgagatttttttttaattgttaaaattatggggcacctgggtggcttagggggttaaagcctctgcctttggctcaggtcatgatcccagggttctgggatcgagccccacatcgggctctctgcttggtggggagcctgcttcctcctctctctctgcctgcctctctgcctacttgtgatctctgtctgtcaaataaatacataaaatctttaaaaaaataataaagttaatttaaggtacattttaattaaatttagattgtaaaattgttttttagaaagttttgctgtaaataaaatgaattatattaCAGTAGTAGCATAAAAAGATACGTCAAATTCATACTACTCCCCCCGGTAAGGTCTTTGCTGCACATGCCTTCAATCATACTGACCTTGGAGTTCCTTCTAAATAAGATTCAACTCTCCCATTTCACCCGTAACTGTCCATCATCCATTCCCCAACCAATTCCCAATGCCCCTTCAAATATGTGgaggcccctcccccttcttgtgcactctctctttctctcaaaataaataaataaaatatttttaaaaataaaacgtaAATAAAATGTACCTGGGAATAAAAAGGTTGAGAATCACTATCTCTGTAATCCTTCTAAATTAATcttcaaaattcttattttcaaacCCCTGGGCTCTTAGACTAGTCTTCATTAACTTCACTTCCTATTTATTATCCAAAAGGGGGTTAAAAACacactattaaaaaagaaacatgagacTCTCTTAGTCAATCTTCTTTTTGCTAAAGTCTGGCAGCTACCATAATAAAATTTGACACCACCAAAGGTAATTTTCTCTTATGTATCAAAGTTTacaaaatcttcaagaaaacagTAAATGCCTTCACTTTTAGCAACAAAAAAGTGAATGTCACAAATTCAGTGACACAGTGTCACAAATCAAAGCATTTTCAGTTGTTAGtttgaaaaaattttcatttttttagtttgaGAAGTTTTGGTAATTAAAACTATAtgtatttctggggcgcctgggtggctcagtgggttaagccgctgccttcggctcaggtcatgatctcagggtcctgggatcgagtcccacatcaggctctctgctcagcggggagcctgcttccccctctctctctctgcctgcctttccgtctacttgtgatttctctctgtcaaataaataaataaaatctttaaaaaaaatatgtatttctgacCTCCACACTGCTTAGAAAGGAACAGCTCTCGGCGCACTGAATCTGCTGACAGAGTAGGTGATACAGACCAGTACTTTGAGAACTAAAAATggtggaagaaaatattaaatatatttaattctgtGATGGCACTGGACAGCTACCAAGAAGTAAGAAACTGCATGAGTAAGATTAGAGATAAGACATAACCTCTGGAATTTGGggctatttattaaaaagaggtgtatgctaatttttaaagcaaatgctGGCCAAGAAAGTTTAAGACAATTTTTGACAAATTTATGTGACCTATTGGTACAAATACTAGGAATAAGCTCCTTCCCAGGATGAGGCACCTGGCAATCTCCCTAAGTCTATGTCTCCACAGTATCCACTAGCAATAAGAGTGAAAAACACCAAACAAGCCTTCACGAGGAATGGAGCCCAGTTTTACATACTCTCATTACGTGACTGGATGACGACAAACAGGGGTGTTCGTGCTCTCACCTAGTCACGTGTTAGAGTCAAAGGCAAATCTTCTCTGGAAGAAGGCATCATCCAGACCATCTCAGCATCTCGACAATTTTTAATATACAGTGTCTAGTAGTTGATTTAAAATCTCCAGGCATAGGAGAAGACAAGCATCACTAAAATCTGAAAGAACCAAAGGAAAAAGGTTAACAGGGTGTAAATAATGGGGTTATTTCTAGACAAAGCAGAGGAAGATAATGAAACAGAAGCATACTTTGCATAGATAATAACAAGAAATTTCCcaaaatgtgaagaaaagaaaaaccctcaCTAAGCTACAGATTTAAAAAACTACAAATCCCAAACACATAGAAAATCACACCTAGGTGTATCACTGTGCAGTTGCTGGCAGCCCAAGATAAGACATGAATTTTGAAGGAACTagagaaaagggggggaaaaaagcacattACCTTCAAAGGTAATTACACTGAAAGCTTATTTTCCAACAAAACAGTGAAATACAATCTTTtacaaaatatactcaaaatactAATACAGAAAATAACTGTCAACTTAGAATCTTATATTCagtaaaattatctttcaaaaataaaggtaaaataaagacattttccaaGATACAAAAACAAGCACACactaaaagaaatgctaaagggtCCTCTTCAATCAGAGTGAAAATGATTCTAGAGTGAAAtttgaaagaaggaataaaaaaggaatttaaaaagggTAAGTATGAGGATTAATCTAGAGGAATAATGACTGTGAAACAATGACTGACCAAATCAACTACTTACAAAATCCAAATGCATTAACATTAATACTATGTAAGTCAAGAGGGAAATAAAAGAGCCATTTTTGTAGCTGCTCACCTCATCCAGAGTGGTGTGGATACTAATTTAAATTAGCCTTCAGTAAGTGATGTGTACATACCGTATTAACATCCTTAGTAGTAGATTTTAAAGCATTGGTAGCAATAAAAATGGACATtttagggagcacctgggtggctcagtggattaaagcctctaccttcagctcaggtcatgatctcagggtcctgggatcaagccccacattgggctctctgctcagcagggagcctgcttcccttcctctctctctgcctatttgtgatcttggtcaaataaataaataaaatctttttaaaaagcagacattTCATAATGATTAAGTTTCAATTAACCAGGAAGAATATAACAATTCTAAATTTGAATGTATGTAAAAACAAagtctcaaaatatataaaacaaaaatgggttgatctaaaggaaaaacaaactcaCAAATATTCTGGAAGATAAAGCATTTCTTTTGGAATCTGATGGAATAAgtctggaagaagagaaagggtttgaaaacacagtaaaattaatttgtagagactgggaggggacaggaggggtacTCTTCCAAATGTGAaactctggggtttttttttgtttgttttgttttgttttgtttagattgtttatttatttatttatttatttatttatttgacagagagagagagagatcacaagtaggcagagaggcagacagagagagaggaggaagcaggctccctactgagcagagagcccgatgcgggactcgatcccaggaccctgagatcatgacctgagccgaaggcagcggcttaacccactgagccacccaggcgccccgaaactcTGTTTTTTAAGAAGACAAATTCAAATGCAAACAATAGCCTCCAGTAGTAACCCAGCATGTGATGACTATGTAGAGAATGTATTaacaaaactggaagaaaagaattctaggtcttgaatccattttcttaatttttctttcccaaacaGAAATGAGTAAAAAATATAGATTTCTGTGGATGATGTTAAGAGTTCAAAGTGCAGACTAAGTCCTGTGGTCTCCGGGCCAGCTCGAAGGTGGCGGTGAGTAGTCTGCAGGGCGGCTGCTTACCTCGCTGGTCACTTTGGGTATGGATACAAGATGGGAAAACTTTATGCCTCCTAGGTGTGAGTTACCTGGGTCATGGCGGGGAATTAATAAATAAGGGAACATACTGGTTAACTAAAGAGGCCTGTGAATATTCAAGTAAGCCTGTGGCTCTGACTTGCTAATGTCAAAGtcaaatagaaaaatgtttatcCAAATTTCCACATACTGATACTGTAAACAATAAATAACTGACttcctaaaaggaaaaagaaagaatccttTCTTTTGTCTCTAATGTCAATATTCACAAAAACTTTTAGATTCTCTTCATTACAGCTCTGAATGGTCTACACTTTTGCTTCTATTTCAGCATCCTTAGACAATGAGAAATTTTCCTAGCACTCTACTCATTAAGAAATTCCTTTGGTTAATATTGAACACAGCCCTGAATTTATAAAGCTGCTTATCCATAACATGAAACAAGAAAGACTGCCAAATCCTCTCCTTGCATACTTAATATTATTTCAGGGGCTTGACAATCCCAGTATCTGTCCAGGAATTAAGCATGACCATCACACATTGTTTAAACACTTTCTTCAAAATGTCTCCCCCATACGTGAAACAGGACATCAGCTCTGTGATCCAGACATTCATACTTCTGACCAGAGATAAGGCGGCTTTACCTCCTGCTTCTTAGTCAAGCTTGTAGCCTCTCACTGCTTTGTATCCCCACATCATGATTGTGGCCCTGGGCAATCTACTTCCCCAGAATCTGATTTCTGATGTGCACTAAGCTGTGGCCTCCAGTTTAAGGCCTTCCTAAAGTCACTGCCCTTGTAAGGTTTCTGTTTAGCATGAATTTTCTGGTGCTTAATAAGATTTGATCTGATGGTGAAGGCTTTTCCACACTCAGCACATATAAATGGCTTCTCCCCTGTGTGAATTCGATGATGTTCATGGAGCTGTGATTTCTTAATGAAGGCCTTCCCACAGTCACtgcattcatagggtttctctccagtatgaattctcctATGCCGATTTAAATGTGATTTCTGGATGAAGGACTTCCCACATTCTGTACAAatatagggtttctctcctgtatgaaTTCTCTGGTGCATAATCAGTGTTGATTTTCTTgcaaaggctttcccacattcattacattcatagtGTCTCTCTCCAGTATGAGACTGCTGATGTATGTGGAGGCCTGACTTCCGAGTGAAGGCTTTTCCACAGTCActacatttatagggtttctccCCAGTATGAATTTTCTGGTGTGTAAAGAGGTTTGATCTGTCAGTGAAGGCCTTTCCACACTCAGCACATCtgtagggtttctctcctgtgtgaattTGCTGATGGACATGGAGCTGTGACTTCTTCGTGAAGGATTTCCCACAATCGCTgcattcataaggtttctctccagtatgaattctctcatgggtaataaaatgtgatttgtggaagaaggccttcccacattcagtGCAAACATAGggtttttctcctctgtgaatTCTCTGATGCATACTTAGTGTTGACTTCTGgatgaaggctttcccacactcacTGCATTCATAATGTCTCTCTCCGGTATGGCATTTCTGATGTATCCTGAGCCGTGACTTCCAGGTGAATGACTTTCCACAATCACTgcatttatagggtttctctccagtatgaatttttTGGTGTTTAATTAGATTTGACCTGTCAGTAAAGGCCTTTGCACATTCAGTACATATGTAAGgtctctctccagtatgaattttcTGGTGTATAATGAGATTTGTCTTGTGAGTGAAGACCTTCCCACATTCTGTACATATAAAGGGATTCTCTCCTGTGTGAATCCGCTGATGCACATGGAGTTGTGACTTCTTTATAAAGGACTTTCCACAGTCActacattcataaggtttctctccagtatgaattctctcaTGGGTAATAAAATGTGACTTCCGgataaaggctttcccacattcggTACAAACAAAGGGTTTTTCTCCTGTATGAATTTTCTGATGCATACTTAGAGTTGATTTCCTTgtgaaggcttttccacattcagTACATTCAAAGTGTTTCTCTCCACTATGGACTTTTTTATATGCATTGAGATTTGAATTCTGAGAGACATTTTGCCCACATTCACGATATTCACAGGGTTTTTCTCCTATATGAATTCCCTGACATCTGAGTGGATCTGACTTCTGGATAAAGGCTTTTCCATATTCACTGCATTTACAATTATTCTCCTTGGTGTGAGTTTTCTCATGATTTGACTTAAGGGACAAGTCCTTCTCATACTCAGTGCGTGTGCAGGGTTTCCCTCCTATAGAAGCCTTCTGAGGTACAACAAGTTGGGGCTTCTGAGTGAAGACTGTCTCACATTTGCTGCATTCATGCTGTTTCTCTTCAGTATAAATACTTTGATCTGCAAAGAGGTGTGgcttctggatgaaaatttttaCATAATCAGAAAATAAACTGAGCTTCTCTTCAGTATGAATTTTTTGATGTTGAATGAGAGCTTGCTTATGACTCAGAAGTTTCTTGCACTGGTTATATTCACAAGCATTCATTTCTGTATGAGAATTTATATGAGTGAAAATATGGCCATAGCCAATAATCTTATCAAGATTTTCTGTTGCATTGTTTCTATAATCACATAAGCTTGTAATAGGCCTCAAACTCCTTCCAAACGATTCATAGTTCTGGAGTCTTTTTCTTGCTGTATTTACATgaccaattttcccaatatcctTATACTCACAGTCTCTCTCATTAAATAGTGTTGCCTTGTTGATAAAGGGAACTTGTGTTACATTTGTGTTCTGGTTTTCCTCACATCTCCCTGTCTGTCTGCCATCTTGCCACAATTCTTCCAAGATGGAATATGGGTCATCTCTTGTGAAGAGATTAATTCTCTCAAACTGGACTGAAACTTCTTTAGACATTCCCTGCTGTGAAGTCTCAAAACCAATATCCCCacctaaaaaagaaggaaaaaacaaaacacacaaagaacagTTAAGAGAACATAGAAGGGACAATACATACAGTTGACTTGGGTTGATTACAGAGAAGTGTGAGATAaagtgttatataaatataacaaatatatgtaaaaatatatatgagtagtaatagatttatatataatatatggcaataatacaaatatttgttttgtatttagtaAATAATAAGCAGTAGCATGTAGATGTGCCAGGCATTGCCCTAAGTTCTGTAATTAACTTAGTTAGGCATCACAACCCACTGCTCTTGGTATCAGTAttgtctctattttacagatgaggaaactgagccacagAAGAGTCAGGTGTTTGCCCAAACCAAATGTTCAGTAATTGGAGGAGATTCAAAGTGAAGCCACATCAGCTCTACGTATGTAGCAGAACTACACAGTAAGCTGTCAGAGGAACAAAGTGACGAACTGCGTAGCTTAAAAGAAGTATCTGTGTCTATATCCTTGTTAtccttattattctttttaaaccttcatccACTAATCTCTCTACATTCTCCTTCCCTGTTAATCACTCTGCCCTAAATACCCATGTGTTTATGTAgagtaaaactatttttttaaagatttatttatttatttcagacagggagagagagaaagcacgcatgtgagctggggtgaggggaggaatagaaggggagggaaagggtcaagcagactccatgctgagtgcagagcctgaagagggactcgatctcatgaccccggatcatgacctaagctgaaatcaagagtcagacgcttaaccaactgagccacccaggtgcccctagagtaaAACTACTGTAGCTTCATTCATTCTGACTTAGCCAAATGGCAAAAAACACCTATGATTCAATTCTTTATTCTGGTTTGGGGTGCAGAGATAGATGTACTCAACAGGAGGCATGTAACAGGAGAAAGGAGCAGCTGTCTGAAGCAGGGCCTAAAAGCCTTCCATCAgaacctctcctctcccttcagcAGTAAGAAACTTGTAGCCAAGTTCATGGCTGCCCCCGAACAACAGACTCATTTATGGTGAGGTAAAGCCAAGTAATTCAGTGCTTATCAGTCAAATGggagtaaaaattattttgtgtgaCAAAGCCCATATCCTAAGGAATTAGGCATGTCTCCACAaccctcttctcttcccactgGCTATATTCCAGACTGGTGGCAGCCGGCTCTGTGGCTGGTAATGCCCTAGGCACAGGCTGGAAAACTATGACCCTCAGACTAAATCCAGGCCTCCACTCAAAAGCTAGAAATGGATTTTAAGTTTTTGAGtggtcaaaaaaaaatcaaaagaataattacatgacacatgaaaaataaatgaaattcaaatttctgtGTGCATGAAGTTTTTATTGGAACAAAGAGATACTCATTCATTGATGTAGTGCCTCTAGCTGCTTTGGGGCTAAAACAGTGAAACTGAGTAGTAATGACAGCAATCACATGgttcacaaagcctaaaataatgACTTCTGGGCCTTTTCAGGAAATGTTTGCCAACTTCAGCTCTAGGGGATGGCTGTGCAATGACTTGGGAACTGTCACATGATGCCGGGTCAATATTTATGTTCTGAGTTACTGCCTTAGGGTCTATTAGTGACAGGAGCTTGCTTTCTCCAATACACCATTCTTGCCCAGAATAAGAGAATTAATAGTCCAAATTCTGGAAGAGTATATAAGACATAGTAGATTCTCAgtaagtatttaccaaaaaaaaaaaaaaagatactattaaCTTATTCGACTAGAGTTCTTGAATATAGACGTAGTCTAACCTCATATCCATTTCATTCTGCCTCCAGGGCCTTGTCATGCTCCCAGACATATTCTTTAGGTGCTACGTTACAATTTTACTCACACACATTAACAGCTTTTATTATTCCTGAGAACATCTAATACTGGATCTTTTGCAATCTTTCAGTTTCTTTAGCTTACAAGCCATTGAAACACCCGACAACATTTACATTACCACCAACAACGTACAGTGTAAAAATCTGTTCCTGTACTTAAAAGTTTAATTATATGCAGTTCCTGTCACCACAGACTCAAATGCTCATTCAGTAAAATACAGGGCCATAATTTCAGgccaataaaatgtatatatgtacgcTATCTTTCCACTAGTCACTCAAGTCCT
It encodes:
- the ZNF484 gene encoding zinc finger protein 484, whose amino-acid sequence is MTKSLGSVSFKDITVDFSKEEWQQLNLAQKSLYRDVMLENYFNLISVGCQVPKQEVIFSLEQEEPRMLDGEISSHSSLGGDIGFETSQQGMSKEVSVQFERINLFTRDDPYSILEELWQDGRQTGRCEENQNTNVTQVPFINKATLFNERDCEYKDIGKIGHVNTARKRLQNYESFGRSLRPITSLCDYRNNATENLDKIIGYGHIFTHINSHTEMNACEYNQCKKLLSHKQALIQHQKIHTEEKLSLFSDYVKIFIQKPHLFADQSIYTEEKQHECSKCETVFTQKPQLVVPQKASIGGKPCTRTEYEKDLSLKSNHEKTHTKENNCKCSEYGKAFIQKSDPLRCQGIHIGEKPCEYRECGQNVSQNSNLNAYKKVHSGEKHFECTECGKAFTRKSTLSMHQKIHTGEKPFVCTECGKAFIRKSHFITHERIHTGEKPYECSDCGKSFIKKSQLHVHQRIHTGENPFICTECGKVFTHKTNLIIHQKIHTGERPYICTECAKAFTDRSNLIKHQKIHTGEKPYKCSDCGKSFTWKSRLRIHQKCHTGERHYECSECGKAFIQKSTLSMHQRIHRGEKPYVCTECGKAFFHKSHFITHERIHTGEKPYECSDCGKSFTKKSQLHVHQQIHTGEKPYRCAECGKAFTDRSNLFTHQKIHTGEKPYKCSDCGKAFTRKSGLHIHQQSHTGERHYECNECGKAFARKSTLIMHQRIHTGEKPYICTECGKSFIQKSHLNRHRRIHTGEKPYECSDCGKAFIKKSQLHEHHRIHTGEKPFICAECGKAFTIRSNLIKHQKIHAKQKPYKGSDFRKALNWRPQLSAHQKSDSGEVDCPGPQS